The genomic segment TGAAATATCTATTCCTAAGGCTCTATTCAATACTTCTGTTTCCATAAATTTAATTTTATAATCACCTTCTTTCTTCTTCACTTTGGCTCGTTTTTAATGCAGTCTCGTTTAATACGGACTTAGGTACTAGTTGAAGTTCTAAGAAAAAAACAGAAGAGTGGTAAATCTAAAATGCCGCATCGTTTATCAACGTGTCTAGCTAAGCGCTCCCTTTCTCTTCTGCTGTGATTTTGTGTACTATATTTAAGGGAATAATTAATAGACATCAAACATACGAGCTAAGCGTTAAACGAGATAGAAAAATTGAGGTTATACAAAGTCCGCAATCTTCTCTCTATGGCCCAGGTGCTATTTCTGCTGTAATTAACATATTTACAAAAGAGGTAACCAGGGATTCTCCTAAGAATGAAGTACAAGTAAATCAAGGGGTCGTCGATAATTACACTAATGTTGAGCTTAGGCATTCGAAAATCATAAATGACGACATCAACCATAGTGTTTATTATGGAGGAGACACAGGTATTCCGGACATAATTAAGAACTTGATGATGTCTCAATAAGACCAGATAAGTAGGTCTGTGAGAGGGAATTTTCCCCGAATATACATGTCTAAGTTGTTGGGAGTTTGTGATAAAATTACTGGCAATTTTTGGGCAAAAAAAAATCCCCTGAAATTCGGAGGATTCTTTTAATTTGATAATGTTCTATTCGTCCTTATGGTCGTGACATGCTTTTGAATAAGTGTGTCCTTCTTCTCCATGTTTATAGACACACTTGCCTTCAGTCTTGCAAGCTTCTGTGCATTCGTGTTTTACTTTGTCATGTCCGTGTCCATGATCTGCATGATTGTGACCTTCATGCGCTTCAGCTGCTTTTTTGCAAGCCTCGCTGCATTCATGCCCTTTCTCTCCGCACGCTTTTACGCATTTGCCTTCTTTGGTACACTCCTTTGAGCATTCATGCTTCTTTCCATGGTGATCGGCTGCCGTAGCTTGAAAAGCTACAGCGCTTATCATCATGATTAAAACTAATCCTATCTTTTTCATACTAAAATTGTTAAATGATTTGAACTCTAATTTATATTAAAAGTGACTAGCATTCAAATCGCGTATCATAACCATAATTTAAATTAATGGATAGAGTGAAGTATGAATACAATTAATTTAACCAAATGTATCTTTTATGTAGTTATATGTAATATTAATAGATATAATGTATTAATAATGCGAATTAGTGTTAATGATATTTAGTAAAAATATATTTTCTCATATATGAGATGGTTACCTGTTACGAAGATCCGCGAAAATGCAATTATTGAGTATTTATGTGCAATTTCAATGCCTAATTGCATACTAATTGCTATTTAGCAGCATAAATATGCAATTTCTTGTGAACGAAAGTTTGGAAAATTGGTTGAACAGATACCCAAGGAATTTCAGATAGTAATACAACAAATAAGACTTCTGGCCCAAAAAACTGAGATGCCAGGAGGATCATTAGCCCATTGTTCATGTTGCCGAACATAAGAGCATTGGTCCATTTTTCGATTTTGCTTTCGGAGGGCATTAGGTATCCCAGTAAGAATCTTGCAAAGAATAAGACGAACATGAGGGCAGTGATATAAAGAGTATTCATGCTCATCATGTGTTTTCCCAAATAGGGTTCGTTAACAGCGATAACAATTCCTAAGAATATCGACATGCCAATACTTCCTACTAACCCGGATACAGTTTTAATCTTGATCGTAATGGTTGGAAGAAATTGTCTGAATATGAAAGCTAGTAGAGATGGAATAAAAACCATTTTTGCTAGAAACAACATCATTTCGAGAATGGATATTTCAAGTTCAATGTTGAATAGGTTCTTCGTTAAGAATGGGAGTGTAAAGGGCAATAGTGCTGAGCTTATTACGACATAAACAGCCGACCAAAGTATGCGAAGGTTAAGAATACTAGCAAGTAAAGGAGTAACTACGGCTCCAGAGGTTGCCAAGATTAAAAACATGCCAACCCTTATGTATTGGTCGAGAGCAAAGGAAATTGCAAAGAACACTAAAGGATGTATAATTAGATTTAGGAGTACAAAAAGACAAAGACGGCCAACGTTTTTCTTAATGTGGATAATTTCGCTAAAATCGATTTTTAGGCAACCTAGAAAGAGAGAGAGCATTAAAAAGATACTACTAAATTCTTCTCCCCATGTGAATAAGCCTGGAAAGAAAAATGCAGTTACTCCGAAAATAAAGAGTAGAGCACCAAAATTATTCTCAACTAACCGTACTAGAAACATTGTTCTGTAAATTTATTTTGAAAGCGAGATTACTTTTATATACCAGAGGAATTTACCAGTAAAGGTGGTATCACCTTTTTTGTCTCTTACAGAAACATGAACTGGAACAAGAGCTGGTTTTCCATTTCTTAGAGCCTCTTCATAACCTGCAAATTCTTCTTTTCTAATTTCTGTGTAGGCGGTTAAATCATCTGTTCCGGCGGCGCTGTATTTGGTTTCGGTTCTACGGAGAACTATAAATATTTTTCCTTTAAACTCCCAAAATGCTTTTTCTACAAATGTGCCGGTTGCTAATTCTGCCAAACAAAATTGAGCTCCAGCGTGAGCGGTCTGAACATGGTTTTGAATGTTTTCTGAAAAGGGCATCGTAAGATTTCCTTCTTCGTTTCTTTTTAAATTTAAAAAAGTAGAGAGTTTAAAATCTTGTTTCATCAAATCACTCATCACAGATAATTTATTAGTTGGATGACAAATTTAGTCTTTCAAAATAAGACAAAGAAGCTGGAGATGGGCTATTCAATATTACCTTGCATGCTGATGCTACTTGTGAAAATAGGGACGAAAAGAATGGCTGCTTTAAGGCTTACATCCAAGGAGGATAGATCACCGTTAATTTCCTCTAATTTCCCAATAGTCGAAATCATTATTCGTGTATGTTTTAAGTTCTATTGAGTTGTCTACTTCCCACGAATCCCAATCTTCACTGGTGTAAGTTTTCAGTTTGAGCGATTGCCCCAACACAAATGTTGTAATTATTGTACTTAATAGAAGAAGGAATATTTTTTCCATGTTGGATGCTCATCAGAAATTGAGCCATGATTTTTTAGTTAAAAACCGAACCCAATATGTAATCCCAAGCTAATGTGAGTGTCTTCTGGATCCCAGGCATACTCAAGTACCGGTCCTAGATGAAAAATTATATATTTCCCATTCGTATGCCGTTTCAATATGAAGAGCTGGATTGATATCACCTGTACCTTCAAATGTAATTCCAGGAGATACATTAATACTAAGACCATCAAAAGGCCTATAGCTAGTTACAATACCAATCGTAGAATGTAAGTGCTCGTCGAAAATCCGTTCGTAGCCCAACCCTAATCCAAATTAAGTTCTACTAAAACTGTATACATAATGGAGATGTAGGCCGTAGCTGAACTCTTCTTCACTTATAAAATATACAGGAGAATTGGCAACACCAATTTCGTGAGGATGATGATCGTGATGGCTGTGGTCATCTTCGTGATCGTCATGGAGGTGTTGTTTCATAATAGGATCTGCTGCGAGGGATAAAGGATCGACTTTAAAATCATCTTTTGAAACTTCATCACCAGCATAGGCGAAAGAGCCCATGCTTAAAATTACTAGAATGAAAGTCGCTTTTAGAAACATTAATTTTACTATTGAAACATTGTTGCAAATATAGTTAGATTTGTAATAATGCAACGATGTTGCAAACGATAAGTGATGAGTAATTTATTAAAGCAGAAAAATATTGGAGAAACAGACTTTCGAAAGATGGTTCTCTGCGTTTTCTTAGATCATTCAAATGCCCTCACTATTTCTAAAATAGAGAAATAATTAGATTCTTTCGATGGTGTTACTTTGTATCGAACTATCAAAACTTTTAGAGAGAAAGGATTAATCCATGAGATAAGTATTGGTGGCGAAGAATCGAGTTATGCGATATGCCAAGATACATGTAGCGACTCTGCTCACCACTACCAACATGTTCACTTTAAATGTGATAATTGCAATGCCGTTTATTGCGTTGAAGTAGAACAGTTCCCAAGTGTTTTTTTGCCAAAATTCAAGATATCTAGCTTGGAAATACAAGCTACTGGCTTGTGCGAAAAATGTTTATAGGGTTTTGAAATTATTATATATTGTTATTAACCAGTCGGTTATAAATACTTTCAATTAAAATTCATTTTTATCCAAGGGTAGGTGTTCGGCACTGACATATATAGTTCAAAAGAGATATTATCTTGAAAGTATAGTGAATACTACCAACCTTATTCAAGTTTAAAGAAATGAAAACAAATTCTAACGTCAGCAACACGGAAATTTTTCGAAAGATAATTACAATTGGATTTCTAATTTCGGTTTTATCTGTTCTATCAAATAGATTACATGCATCAGATTACTATTGGGTAGGTGATGGAGGTAACTGGAGTGATTATGGGGTTCATTGGGCAACAACATCTGGAGGAGGTGTTTTTCACACGGCTTTACCCTCAGGAAATGATAATGTTTATTTTGATGAAAATTCATTTTCTGGTGCTTTACAGGGAGTCAACCTTAATGTTGCAGCAACATGTAGCGACATGAGCTGGGTAGGATCCGGAACTGACATGCCAGACTTTGGGGGTGGAATGGATCTCAATATATATGGATCTCTTCAATTGGAAAGTGGAATGACGGTTAGCCTTTCTAGCCAAGTATTATTTATGTCAGATGACTTGGGTGAAACAATTGACATGGACGAAATTGGATTACCCAGTGTTTGGAATGTAATCTTTAATGGAGATGGTGAATGGACATTATTGGATTCTCTTAGTATACCGAATGCCAGCCTGCAGGTCGACAAGGGTGTTTTTAATTCTGGTAATCAATTAATTAGGAGTACACAAATTAATTCTTGGATTGGTGGTATAAGAACTATTAATTTAGGAGCATCTGATGTTTATGTAACCTGGGGGTTGAATTTATTCTCCACAGCTGGTTTAACATTCGATGCCGGTACATCTCACATATATACAGAAACCACTTCGATTTGGTTATCTGATCCCATTACTTTTTATGATATAACATTTGATCCAGGATTTCCTTCAATTATTAATCTAGCGGGACAGTTAACTTTCAATGATATAAATCTCGCTGTAGATTGTGATCTTGCATTAGAAAGTGGCCAGGTATATACTGTTAATGGAACAATTAATGGGGTTGGGACTTGTGCTAGTTTATTTCAACTTTCTTCATCATTCCCTGGAGAACAGACGACTATAAATAAGACTTCAGGTTCTCTTAATTTAAATTTTGCTGCAATAGCGGATGTAATTGGAG from the Flavobacteriales bacterium genome contains:
- a CDS encoding transcriptional repressor, coding for MYRTIKTFREKGLIHEISIGGEESSYAICQDTCSDSAHHYQHVHFKCDNCNAVYCVEVEQFPSVFLPKFKISSLEIQATGLCEKCL
- a CDS encoding YiiD C-terminal domain-containing protein; this translates as MSDLMKQDFKLSTFLNLKRNEEGNLTMPFSENIQNHVQTAHAGAQFCLAELATGTFVEKAFWEFKGKIFIVLRRTETKYSAAGTDDLTAYTEIRKEEFAGYEEALRNGKPALVPVHVSVRDKKGDTTFTGKFLWYIKVISLSK